The following proteins come from a genomic window of Leishmania major strain Friedlin complete genome, chromosome 17:
- a CDS encoding putative peptidase t, with the protein MSLAPIEHRLEQRFRRYSAITTQSDPRNLGKCIPSTPGQQVLAELLAKELQAMELQNVVCDKYATVTAVKPGNVPGAPRIGFICHLDTFDCGLCPHVKAQKIRYTGGDVCLNEEKNIWMRLREHAELSKYVGQDILFSDGTSVLGADDKAAIASVIEMVANLDSSKEKHGDIVICFVPDEEIGLVGAKHLDVKARFNVNFAYTLDCCELGEMMYECFNAASATIKFTGVSVHPMSAKGVMVNPLLMAVDFISQFNREETPECTELREGYWWFAKMDADTTQARLEAMVREHDLAKYTARKAYMLDVAKKVQAKYPTGKVEIEIEDVYANIANSLKGDFTAIDLLLEAMRKASVKPNIIPMRGGTDGAALSVKGLLTPNFFTGAHNFHSCFEFLPIPSFVKAYEVCRNIVLLGAEKSEKTPSLL; encoded by the coding sequence ATGTCTCTCGCGCCGATCGAACACCGCCTGGAGCAGCGATTCCGCCGCTACTCCGCTATCACCACCCAGAGCGACCCCCGCAACCTCGGCAAATGCATCCCATCCACCCCCGggcagcaggtgctggcggagctgctcgccaaGGAGCTTCAGGCGATGGAACTGCAGAACGTCGTCTGCGACAAGTAtgcgacggtgacggcggtgaaGCCGGGCAATGTGCCTGGCGCTCCGCGCATCGGATTCATCTGCCACCTCGACACTTTCGACTGCGGTCTCTGCCCGCATGTGAAGGCTCAGAAGATTCGCTACACAGGCGGTGATGTCTGCCTAAACGAGGAGAAGAACATTTGGATGAGGCTGAGGGAGCACGCAGAGCTGAGCAAGTACGTTGGACAGGACATTCTTTTTAGCGACGGCACCAGCGTGCTCGGCGCGGATGACAAGGCCGCTATTGCGTCGGTGATAGAGATGGTTGCCAACCTCGACTCCAGTAAGGAGAAGCACGGCGACATCGTCATTTGCTTTGTGCCAGATGAGGAGATCGGCTTGGTAGGCGCGAAGCACCTCGACGTAAAGGCGCGCTTCAACGTCAACTTTGCCTATACGCTCGACTGCTGCGAGCTGGGAGAGATGATGTACGAGTGCTTCAACGCCGCGAGTGCCACGATTAAGTTTACAGGTGTCTCGGTGCACCCGATGTCGGCCAAGGGCGTGATGGTGAATCCGCTGCTGATGGCCGTGGACTTCATTTCCCAGTTCAACCGCGAGGAGACGCCCGAGTgcacggagctgcgcgaggggTACTGGTGGTTCGCGAAGATGGATGCCGACACCACCCAGGCGAGGCTCGAGGCAATGGTGCGCGAGCACGACCTCGCCAAATACACGGCCCGCAAAGCGTACATGCTCGATGTGGCCAAGAAGGTGCAGGCCAAGTACCCGACCGGCAAGGTGGAGATTGAGATTGAGGACGTGTATGCTAACATCGCGAACTCGCTTAAGGGTGACTTCACCGCGATTGatctgctgctggaggcgatgAGGAAGGCGAGCGTGAAGCCGAACATTATCCCAATGCGTGGGGGCACggacggcgcagcgctctCCGTGAAGGGCCTCCTCACCCCCAACTTTTTCACTGGCGCGCACAACTTCCACTCCTGCTTCGAGTTCCTTCCCATCCCGTCCTTCGTGAAGGCGTATGAGGTGTGCCGCAACATCGTCCTGCTCGGCGCTGAAAAGAGCGAGAAGACGCCGTCCTTGCTGTAG